A section of the Pseudomonas flavescens genome encodes:
- a CDS encoding methyl-accepting chemotaxis protein yields MNIKQKLTWAFAAIACVPVVLVAVVVVINLRAQAQDDFLDSSSREIRQIENAMNQFLDAIAQNVEYLAKHPDIRNAGELKDYSGADAARIPLNENNQAFLKMFGEFAASHPSTAYLSIGKPDGGYASWPDDAKLSNYDPRVRPWYKTAMASPGKTVRTSAYYWAPDDVVLMGTVRTIENDLGQPAGVLGLDVSLKQLTELVKQIKLGESGYLMLLESNGNVLVDPRDPAHGFKLISDLGDGYKELAGVENGLVEIELDGVPYMANVWSSKALGWRFIGLIERSEVMAKATSLTWQIGVIAAVLAVLFAIVGASFAGLIVKPIRSVAGGLEGIAQGEGDLTRNLDVRGNDETALLARWFNQFLGAIRTLVQRIGSASADLQTASDASTRVARDMNDAAGRQREAVELVSTAFNEMVATANEVARSCSHAASSADSGQRQVHDGQLQIDEATGSVSRLSENLQKSAQAMQVLEQDSKNINAILDTIRSIAEQTNLLALNAAIEAARAGEQGRGFAVVADEVRALAKRTADSTGEIDSLLGGLAKRTQDVTKQMQSSLSMSQQSVERIQQARDSFEQIRSSVDEIRDQNNQIATAAEEQHHVAEDINRHIAQIQTDAQLVEELAHSARSDSQRLEALSGELNGLVGRFRT; encoded by the coding sequence GTGAACATCAAACAGAAACTCACCTGGGCCTTCGCGGCCATCGCCTGTGTGCCCGTCGTGCTGGTCGCGGTCGTGGTGGTGATCAACCTGCGCGCGCAGGCGCAGGACGACTTCCTCGACAGTAGCAGCCGGGAGATCCGTCAGATCGAGAACGCCATGAATCAGTTCCTCGATGCCATCGCGCAGAACGTCGAGTACCTGGCCAAGCATCCCGACATACGCAACGCCGGCGAGTTGAAGGACTACTCCGGTGCCGATGCCGCGCGGATACCGCTGAACGAGAACAATCAGGCGTTTCTGAAGATGTTCGGCGAGTTCGCCGCCAGCCACCCGAGCACCGCCTATCTGTCGATCGGCAAGCCCGACGGCGGCTACGCGTCCTGGCCCGACGACGCCAAGTTGAGCAACTACGACCCGCGCGTACGCCCCTGGTACAAGACCGCCATGGCCTCGCCAGGCAAAACCGTACGCACCTCCGCCTATTACTGGGCACCGGACGACGTGGTGCTGATGGGCACCGTGCGCACCATAGAAAATGACCTGGGCCAACCGGCCGGCGTGCTCGGCCTGGACGTTTCCCTCAAGCAGCTCACCGAACTGGTCAAGCAGATCAAGCTCGGCGAGAGCGGCTACCTGATGCTGCTGGAAAGCAACGGCAACGTGCTGGTCGACCCGCGCGATCCTGCCCATGGTTTCAAGCTGATCAGCGACTTGGGCGACGGCTACAAGGAACTGGCCGGCGTGGAAAACGGGTTGGTGGAGATAGAGTTGGACGGCGTGCCTTACATGGCCAACGTCTGGTCATCGAAAGCCCTCGGCTGGCGCTTCATCGGCCTGATCGAACGCAGCGAGGTGATGGCCAAGGCCACCAGCCTGACCTGGCAGATCGGTGTGATCGCCGCGGTACTGGCCGTACTGTTCGCCATCGTTGGCGCCAGCTTCGCCGGTCTGATCGTCAAACCGATCCGCAGCGTGGCCGGTGGCCTGGAAGGCATTGCCCAGGGCGAAGGCGACCTGACCCGCAACCTCGACGTGCGCGGCAATGACGAAACCGCTCTGCTGGCACGCTGGTTCAACCAGTTCCTCGGCGCCATCCGCACCCTGGTGCAACGCATCGGCAGCGCTTCGGCGGATCTGCAAACCGCCTCGGATGCCAGCACCCGCGTGGCCCGCGACATGAACGACGCCGCCGGCCGTCAGCGCGAGGCCGTGGAGCTGGTGTCCACCGCCTTCAACGAGATGGTCGCCACCGCCAACGAAGTGGCCCGCTCCTGCAGCCATGCCGCCTCCTCGGCCGACTCCGGCCAGCGTCAGGTGCACGATGGTCAGTTGCAGATCGACGAAGCCACCGGCAGCGTCTCGCGGCTGAGCGAGAACCTGCAGAAGTCGGCTCAGGCCATGCAGGTGCTGGAGCAGGACAGCAAGAACATCAATGCCATCCTCGACACCATCCGTTCGATCGCCGAGCAGACCAACCTGCTGGCCCTCAACGCCGCCATCGAGGCCGCGCGTGCCGGTGAACAGGGCCGCGGCTTCGCCGTGGTCGCCGACGAAGTACGCGCACTGGCCAAACGCACCGCGGACTCGACGGGCGAGATCGACAGCCTGCTGGGTGGCCTGGCCAAACGTACCCAGGACGTGACCAAGCAGATGCAGAGCAGCCTGAGCATGTCGCAGCAGAGCGTCGAACGGATTCAGCAGGCTCGCGACAGCTTCGAGCAGATCCGCAGCTCGGTGGACGAGATTCGCGATCAGAACAATCAGATCGCCACGGCGGCCGAAGAACAGCACCACGTGGCCGAAGACATCAACCGGCACATCGCGCAGATCCAGACCGACGCACAACTGGTCGAGGAACTGGCCCATTCGGCACGCAGCGACTCGCAGCGCCTGGAGGCACTGTCCGGCGAGCTGAATGGACTGGTGGGGCGTTTCAGAACCTGA
- the fabV gene encoding enoyl-ACP reductase FabV — MIIHPKVRGFICTTTHPLGCERNVAEQIEATRKLGVRNDGPKKVLVIGASSGYGLAARITAAFGFGADTLGVFFEKPGTETKAGTAGWYNSAAFDKFAKAEGLYSKSINGDAFSDEARAKVIELIKNEMGGKIDLVIYSLASPVRKLPQSGEVIRSALKPIGQPYKSTAIDTNKDVIIEAAIEPASEQEIADTVTVMGGQDWQLWVDALAGAGVLAEGARTVAFSYIGTEITWPIYWHGALGKAKQDLDETALRLDQKLAGEVKGGANVAVLKSVVTQASSAIPVMPLYLSMVFKIMQEKGIHEGTQNQLDRLFRDRLFRTDGAPAEVDEKARLRLDDWELRDDVQDACKAMWPQVTTENLFELTDYALYKKQFLNLFGFERSDVDYDADVATDVEFDVVQL, encoded by the coding sequence TTGATTATTCACCCTAAAGTTCGTGGCTTCATCTGTACCACCACCCACCCGCTGGGTTGCGAGCGCAACGTGGCCGAGCAGATCGAGGCCACGCGCAAACTGGGCGTGCGTAACGACGGTCCGAAGAAGGTGCTGGTTATCGGCGCCTCCAGTGGTTACGGCCTGGCCGCGCGCATCACGGCCGCTTTCGGCTTTGGCGCCGACACCCTGGGCGTGTTCTTCGAGAAGCCGGGCACTGAAACCAAGGCCGGTACCGCAGGCTGGTACAACTCGGCTGCGTTCGACAAGTTCGCCAAGGCCGAAGGCCTGTACAGCAAGTCGATCAATGGCGACGCCTTCTCCGACGAAGCCCGCGCCAAGGTCATCGAGCTGATCAAGAACGAAATGGGCGGCAAGATCGATCTGGTGATCTACTCCCTGGCTTCGCCGGTGCGCAAGCTCCCGCAAAGCGGTGAAGTGATCCGTTCGGCGCTCAAGCCCATCGGCCAGCCGTACAAGTCGACCGCCATCGACACCAACAAGGACGTGATCATCGAGGCCGCCATCGAGCCGGCCAGCGAGCAGGAAATCGCCGATACCGTCACCGTCATGGGCGGCCAGGACTGGCAGCTGTGGGTCGACGCCCTGGCTGGCGCCGGCGTGTTGGCCGAAGGCGCGCGTACAGTGGCCTTCAGCTACATCGGCACCGAAATCACCTGGCCTATCTACTGGCACGGTGCCCTGGGCAAGGCAAAGCAGGATCTGGACGAAACCGCCCTGCGCCTGGACCAGAAACTGGCCGGTGAAGTCAAGGGCGGCGCCAACGTGGCCGTGCTCAAGTCGGTAGTCACCCAGGCCAGCTCGGCCATCCCGGTGATGCCGCTGTACCTGTCGATGGTATTCAAGATCATGCAGGAAAAAGGCATCCACGAAGGCACCCAGAACCAGCTCGACCGCCTGTTCCGTGACCGCCTGTTCCGCACCGACGGCGCCCCGGCTGAGGTCGATGAAAAAGCCCGCCTGCGCCTGGACGATTGGGAGCTGCGTGACGACGTACAGGACGCCTGCAAGGCCATGTGGCCACAGGTGACTACCGAGAACCTGTTCGAACTGACCGACTATGCCCTTTACAAGAAGCAGTTCCTCAACCTGTTCGGTTTCGAGCGCAGCGACGTGGACTACGACGCTGACGTGGCTACCGACGTCGAGTTCGACGTGGTTCAGTTGTAA
- a CDS encoding DUF1090 domain-containing protein: protein MKALISSLLLVAALPALADTASNPRCEAKVADIQQQIQAAKTAGHDGKVKGLNTALENVRANCTDKALLRELEGKVGEARDEVREREADLREAELSGDASKIAKRQAKLEEARGELQQAETELSPAPKQQAE from the coding sequence ATGAAAGCCCTGATTTCCAGCCTGTTGCTCGTCGCTGCCCTGCCGGCACTGGCCGACACCGCGTCCAATCCACGTTGCGAGGCGAAGGTGGCGGACATCCAGCAACAGATCCAGGCTGCCAAGACCGCTGGCCATGACGGCAAGGTCAAAGGGCTGAACACGGCACTGGAAAACGTCCGTGCCAATTGCACCGACAAGGCGTTGCTGCGCGAGCTGGAAGGCAAGGTCGGCGAGGCGCGGGACGAGGTGCGCGAGCGTGAGGCGGATCTGCGCGAGGCCGAGCTGAGCGGCGACGCCAGCAAGATAGCCAAGCGTCAGGCCAAACTGGAAGAAGCTCGCGGGGAACTGCAGCAGGCCGAGACCGAGCTGAGCCCGGCCCCCAAGCAGCAGGCTGAATGA
- a CDS encoding metal ABC transporter permease, whose amino-acid sequence MHTLLEPFSYGYMVNAMWVSTLVGVVCALLSVYLMLKGWSLIGDALAHSIVPGVAGAYMLGLPFALGAFGAGTLAAGAMLFLNQRSKLKEDVIIGLIFSSFFGLGLFMVSLSPTSVNIQTIVLGNILAITPGDTLQLLLIAGITMAVLAVRWKDLMVVFFDEHHARSIGLSPTRLKAIFFILLSACTVAAMQTVGAFLVIAMVVTPGATAYLLSDRFERLLLIAGCIGGLSCFIGAYASYFLDGATGAIIIVLQTCVFLVAFVFAPKHGLLAARRRAAQARLEM is encoded by the coding sequence GTGCACACCCTGCTCGAACCCTTTTCCTACGGCTACATGGTCAATGCCATGTGGGTCTCGACCCTGGTCGGCGTGGTCTGCGCGCTGCTCTCGGTGTACCTGATGCTCAAGGGCTGGTCGCTGATCGGCGACGCCCTGGCGCATTCCATCGTCCCCGGCGTCGCCGGGGCCTACATGCTCGGCCTGCCCTTCGCCCTCGGTGCCTTCGGTGCCGGCACGCTGGCGGCGGGCGCCATGCTGTTCCTCAATCAGCGCAGCAAGCTCAAGGAAGACGTGATCATCGGTTTGATCTTTTCGTCGTTCTTCGGCCTCGGGCTGTTCATGGTGTCGCTGTCCCCCACCTCGGTGAACATCCAGACCATCGTGCTCGGCAACATTCTCGCCATCACGCCGGGCGACACCCTGCAGTTGCTGTTGATCGCCGGCATCACCATGGCCGTGCTGGCAGTGCGCTGGAAGGACTTGATGGTGGTGTTCTTCGACGAGCACCATGCCCGCTCCATCGGCCTCAGCCCGACGCGGCTGAAGGCGATCTTCTTCATCCTGCTGTCCGCCTGCACCGTGGCGGCCATGCAGACCGTCGGCGCCTTTCTGGTCATCGCCATGGTCGTCACCCCGGGCGCCACCGCCTACCTGCTCAGCGACCGTTTCGAGCGGCTGCTGCTGATCGCTGGCTGCATCGGCGGCCTGAGCTGCTTCATCGGCGCCTATGCCAGCTACTTTCTCGATGGCGCCACCGGGGCGATCATCATCGTGCTGCAGACCTGCGTGTTCCTGGTGGCTTTCGTCTTCGCGCCCAAGCATGGCCTGCTCGCCGCCCGCCGCCGGGCCGCCCAGGCACGGCTGGAGATGTGA
- a CDS encoding metal ABC transporter substrate-binding protein — protein sequence MFNRIRSRTCAPLLAALLLTLLPHLASAEGKFKVVTTFTVLADMAREVAGDAAVVESITKPGAEIHNYQPTPGDILKARDAQLILRNGMNLELWFERFLQRLQGVPSATLSDGVEPISIAEGPYGGKPNPHAWMSPDSAMIYIDNIRDALVEHDAANAETYKANAEAYKARIQATVTPIRERLQAIPENRRWLVSSEGAFSYLARDFGLKELYLWPINADQQGTPQQVRKVIDAVRANKIPAVFSESTISASPAQQVARETGAKYGGVLYVDSLSEPSGPVPTYLDLLRVTSQTIADGLAE from the coding sequence ATGTTCAATCGGATCCGCTCGCGCACCTGTGCCCCCCTGCTCGCCGCCCTCCTTCTGACCCTGCTGCCGCACCTGGCCTCCGCCGAGGGCAAGTTCAAGGTCGTCACCACCTTCACCGTCCTCGCCGACATGGCCCGCGAAGTCGCTGGCGACGCCGCCGTGGTCGAATCGATCACCAAGCCGGGTGCCGAGATCCACAATTACCAGCCGACGCCGGGCGATATCCTCAAGGCCCGCGACGCGCAGTTGATCCTGCGTAACGGCATGAACCTGGAGCTGTGGTTCGAACGTTTTCTGCAGCGCCTGCAGGGCGTGCCCTCCGCGACGCTGAGCGATGGCGTCGAGCCGATCAGCATCGCCGAAGGTCCATACGGCGGCAAACCCAATCCCCACGCCTGGATGTCGCCGGACTCGGCGATGATCTACATCGACAATATCCGTGACGCACTGGTCGAGCACGACGCCGCCAATGCCGAAACCTACAAGGCCAACGCCGAAGCCTACAAGGCACGCATTCAGGCCACCGTAACGCCGATCCGCGAGCGCCTGCAGGCGATCCCGGAGAACCGCCGCTGGCTGGTTTCCAGCGAGGGCGCATTCAGCTACCTGGCCCGCGATTTCGGCCTCAAGGAGCTGTACCTGTGGCCGATCAACGCCGATCAGCAGGGCACCCCGCAACAGGTGCGCAAGGTGATCGATGCAGTGCGCGCCAACAAGATTCCCGCCGTGTTCAGCGAAAGCACCATCTCCGCTTCGCCAGCCCAGCAGGTCGCCCGGGAAACCGGCGCCAAGTACGGCGGCGTGCTGTACGTCGATTCGCTCAGCGAACCGAGCGGCCCGGTACCGACCTACCTCGACCTGCTGCGCGTCACCTCGCAGACCATCGCTGACGGGCTGGCCGAATAA
- a CDS encoding metal ABC transporter permease: protein MEILLQPLQIDFMQYALLIAVLVAIPAALLSCFLVLKGWALMGDATAHAVFPGVVIAYIVGLPYSLGAFVAGMLCAVASGYLKENSRIKQDTLMGVVFSGMFGFGLLLYTQIHSDVHLDHILFGDMLGIGWADLLESGLIALAVTAFIGLKWRDLLLHAFDPVQARTVGLPVRLLHYGLLAVMSLTIVGALKAIGIVLTVALLIAPGAIAFLLTRTMGAMLFTAVGIAVGAALSGVYLSFFIDSAPGPTIVVLLSALFVVVFIHASRREHRRSAQL, encoded by the coding sequence ATGGAGATACTCCTGCAACCGCTGCAAATCGACTTCATGCAGTACGCCCTGCTGATCGCCGTGCTGGTGGCCATCCCCGCTGCGCTGCTGTCGTGCTTTCTGGTGCTCAAAGGCTGGGCACTGATGGGCGACGCCACCGCCCACGCGGTGTTTCCCGGTGTGGTCATCGCCTATATCGTCGGCCTGCCCTACTCGCTCGGCGCCTTCGTCGCCGGCATGCTGTGCGCGGTCGCCTCGGGCTATCTCAAGGAAAACAGCCGGATCAAGCAGGACACCCTGATGGGCGTGGTGTTCTCCGGCATGTTCGGCTTCGGCCTGCTGCTGTACACGCAGATTCACAGCGACGTGCACCTGGACCACATCCTGTTTGGCGACATGCTCGGCATCGGCTGGGCCGACCTGCTGGAAAGCGGCCTGATCGCCCTGGCCGTCACCGCATTCATCGGTCTGAAATGGCGCGACCTGCTGCTGCACGCCTTCGACCCGGTGCAGGCGCGCACTGTCGGTTTACCGGTGCGCCTGCTGCACTATGGGCTGCTGGCGGTGATGTCGCTGACCATCGTCGGCGCCCTCAAGGCCATCGGCATCGTGCTCACCGTGGCGCTGCTGATCGCCCCTGGCGCCATCGCCTTCCTGCTCACCCGCACCATGGGCGCCATGCTCTTCACCGCCGTGGGCATCGCCGTGGGGGCGGCACTGAGCGGCGTGTACCTGAGCTTCTTCATCGACAGCGCTCCCGGGCCGACCATCGTGGTACTGCTCAGCGCCTTGTTCGTGGTGGTGTTCATCCATGCGAGCAGGCGCGAGCACAGGCGCAGCGCACAGCTGTAG
- a CDS encoding polyamine ABC transporter substrate-binding protein: protein MKNLHRLFGATLCGAALLVGNAMAETRELRVYNWADYILPQTLKDFEQKSGVKLTWDTFETNEALEAKLLTGNSGYDLVVPSNMFLDTQIKAGVFQKLDKSKLPNWKNLDPALLKLLETNDPGNQYGVPYMYGTVLIGFNPDKVKAALGADAPVDSWDLVFKPENMEKLKQCGVAMLDAPNEILPLALHYLGLPPNSTNPADYDKATELMMSIRPYVTYFHSAKYMTDIANGDICVAIGYSGSFYQFANRAKEAGNGVKVEWRLPKEGAPIWFDTFAIPVSAKNVEEAHEFLNNLLDPKVIAPISDFLGYPNPNKAGMLLVDKAISDNADLTPTAEGQKTLYSVEPLPQKVERVRTRAWTKIKSGS, encoded by the coding sequence ATGAAAAATCTCCACCGTTTGTTCGGCGCCACCCTCTGCGGCGCGGCGCTGCTGGTCGGCAATGCCATGGCCGAGACTCGAGAACTGCGGGTCTACAACTGGGCCGACTACATCCTGCCGCAGACCCTCAAGGACTTCGAGCAGAAAAGCGGCGTCAAGCTGACCTGGGACACCTTCGAAACCAACGAGGCGCTGGAAGCCAAACTGCTCACCGGCAACTCGGGCTACGACCTGGTGGTGCCATCGAACATGTTCCTCGACACCCAGATCAAGGCCGGCGTGTTCCAGAAGCTCGACAAGAGCAAGCTGCCCAACTGGAAGAACCTCGACCCCGCACTGCTCAAGCTGCTGGAGACCAACGACCCCGGCAACCAGTACGGCGTGCCGTACATGTACGGCACCGTGCTGATCGGCTTCAACCCGGACAAGGTCAAGGCCGCCCTCGGCGCCGACGCCCCGGTGGACAGCTGGGATCTGGTGTTCAAACCCGAGAACATGGAGAAGCTCAAGCAATGCGGCGTCGCCATGCTCGACGCGCCCAACGAGATCCTGCCGCTGGCGCTGCACTACCTGGGTTTGCCGCCGAACAGCACCAACCCGGCTGACTACGACAAGGCCACCGAGCTGATGATGAGCATCCGCCCGTACGTGACCTATTTCCACTCGGCCAAGTACATGACCGACATCGCCAACGGCGACATCTGCGTGGCCATCGGCTATTCGGGCAGCTTCTACCAGTTCGCCAACCGCGCCAAGGAAGCAGGCAACGGCGTGAAGGTCGAATGGCGCCTGCCGAAGGAAGGCGCACCGATCTGGTTCGACACCTTCGCCATTCCGGTCAGCGCCAAGAACGTCGAGGAAGCTCATGAGTTCCTCAACAACCTTCTCGACCCGAAAGTGATCGCACCGATCAGCGATTTCCTCGGTTACCCGAACCCCAACAAGGCAGGCATGCTGCTGGTGGACAAGGCGATCAGCGACAACGCCGACCTGACCCCGACCGCCGAGGGGCAGAAAACCCTCTACAGCGTCGAACCCCTGCCGCAGAAAGTCGAGCGGGTACGCACCCGTGCCTGGACCAAGATCAAGAGCGGCAGCTGA
- a CDS encoding SulP family inorganic anion transporter, whose amino-acid sequence MKIARLRADVLAGLTSSFALVPECIAFALVAQVNPLMGLYGAFFICLITALFGGRPGMISGAAGSMAVVIVALVVQHGVQYLLATVLLGGLIMLAFGALRLGKLVRMVPHPVMLGFVNGLAIVIATAQLEHFQHDGHWIAGNELYLMLGLVALTMAIVYILPRLTRAIPPALAAILSVGLLTYFLQLPTHTLGDMAQIAGGLPVPALPQIPWSLETLWIILPYAVLMAMVGLLETLLTLNLTDEITESRGHPDRECVALGAANIASGLCGGMGGCAMIGQTMINLSSGGRGRLSGIVAGVMILLYVLFLSPLIELIPLAALVGVMFVVAQQTFAWASLRVLGKVPLNDVLVIIAVTVITVLTDLATAVLCGIVIAALNFAWHHARELYADSHIEADGSKLYLPHGTLFFASTAPFLNLFDAANDPAEVTLDCRHLSFVDYSAIAALMTLRERYSKAGKHLRVVHLSERCKQLLKRAGMQPA is encoded by the coding sequence ATGAAAATCGCTCGTCTGCGCGCCGATGTCCTGGCCGGTCTCACGTCATCGTTCGCGCTGGTGCCGGAGTGCATCGCCTTCGCCCTGGTGGCTCAGGTCAACCCGCTGATGGGCCTGTATGGCGCCTTCTTCATCTGCCTGATCACCGCCCTGTTCGGTGGCCGACCCGGGATGATTTCCGGTGCTGCGGGCTCCATGGCGGTGGTCATCGTCGCCCTGGTGGTGCAGCACGGCGTGCAATACCTGCTCGCCACGGTACTGCTCGGCGGGTTGATCATGCTGGCCTTCGGCGCGCTGCGCCTGGGCAAGCTGGTGCGCATGGTGCCGCACCCGGTGATGCTCGGTTTCGTCAACGGCCTGGCCATCGTGATCGCCACCGCGCAACTGGAGCACTTCCAGCATGACGGCCACTGGATAGCCGGCAACGAGCTGTACCTGATGCTCGGTCTGGTGGCGCTGACCATGGCCATCGTCTACATCCTGCCGCGTCTGACCCGCGCCATACCGCCAGCCCTGGCGGCGATCCTCAGCGTCGGCCTGCTCACCTACTTCCTGCAGTTGCCCACCCATACCCTTGGCGACATGGCGCAGATCGCCGGTGGATTGCCCGTGCCGGCATTGCCACAGATTCCCTGGAGCCTGGAGACCCTGTGGATCATCCTCCCCTACGCCGTGCTGATGGCCATGGTCGGCCTGCTGGAAACCCTGCTGACCCTCAACCTCACCGATGAGATCACCGAAAGCCGCGGCCACCCGGATCGCGAGTGCGTGGCCCTGGGCGCGGCCAACATCGCCTCCGGCCTGTGCGGCGGCATGGGCGGTTGCGCGATGATCGGCCAGACCATGATCAACCTCAGCTCCGGCGGCCGCGGTCGGCTCTCGGGCATCGTCGCCGGGGTGATGATCCTGCTCTACGTGCTGTTCCTTTCACCGCTGATCGAACTGATTCCCCTGGCCGCACTGGTCGGCGTGATGTTCGTGGTCGCCCAGCAGACCTTCGCCTGGGCCTCGCTGCGAGTGCTTGGCAAGGTGCCGCTGAACGACGTGCTGGTGATCATCGCGGTGACCGTCATCACCGTGCTCACCGACCTGGCCACCGCCGTGCTCTGCGGTATCGTCATCGCCGCGCTGAACTTCGCCTGGCATCACGCCCGCGAGCTCTACGCCGACAGCCATATCGAAGCCGACGGCAGCAAGCTCTACCTGCCCCACGGCACCCTGTTCTTCGCCTCCACCGCGCCGTTCCTCAACCTGTTCGACGCCGCCAACGACCCCGCCGAGGTGACCCTCGACTGCCGCCACCTGAGTTTCGTCGACTACTCAGCCATCGCCGCCCTGATGACCCTGCGCGAGCGTTACAGCAAGGCCGGCAAACACCTGCGCGTGGTGCACCTTTCGGAACGCTGCAAGCAACTGCTCAAGCGCGCGGGCATGCAGCCGGCGTGA
- a CDS encoding Gfo/Idh/MocA family protein — protein sequence MPDAQGKVRYAVVAGGWISQGAFMPGVGQTDNSVITALVTGDPIKADELAAMYDIKSYSYDEFPALLASGEIDAIYLATPNFRHREFAEPALEAGIHVLLEKPMATSEEDCKAITAAAERSGAKLMIAYRLHFEPGTVEMIHRIRSGDIGDPRLFTATFTQTVDPANHRMQSGYWAGPVTDMGPYPINAVRNLFDDEPLEVRAVAVQTPGREINTPDTVSVTLRFADERLAVFTVSYSLPGSQRLQVIGSEGEFEASPCFGFGEGVGISYRAIIGDETKEHSHPVVDQFGGQTQYFSDCILQNREPEPDGDEGWRDVRILAAIERALQTGQPQRLESLPKRPGISVEQARRLPLAKVPRYVNTDEPVG from the coding sequence ATGCCCGATGCTCAAGGCAAGGTTCGTTATGCAGTGGTCGCAGGTGGCTGGATTTCTCAGGGCGCATTCATGCCTGGCGTCGGCCAGACCGACAATTCGGTGATCACCGCGCTGGTGACCGGCGACCCGATCAAGGCCGATGAACTGGCCGCGATGTACGACATCAAGAGCTACAGCTACGACGAATTCCCCGCGCTGCTCGCCTCGGGCGAGATCGATGCCATCTACCTGGCCACGCCGAATTTCCGTCACCGCGAGTTCGCCGAGCCCGCCCTGGAAGCCGGTATCCACGTGCTGCTGGAAAAGCCCATGGCAACCAGCGAAGAAGACTGCAAGGCCATCACCGCCGCTGCCGAGCGCTCCGGCGCCAAGCTGATGATCGCCTACCGCCTGCATTTCGAACCCGGCACCGTGGAGATGATCCACCGGATCCGTTCGGGCGATATCGGTGACCCGCGGCTGTTCACCGCCACCTTCACGCAGACCGTCGACCCGGCCAACCACCGTATGCAGAGCGGCTACTGGGCAGGCCCGGTGACCGATATGGGCCCGTACCCGATCAACGCGGTACGCAACCTGTTCGACGACGAGCCCCTGGAAGTGCGTGCCGTGGCCGTCCAGACACCCGGCCGCGAGATCAACACACCGGACACCGTGAGCGTTACCCTGCGCTTCGCAGACGAGCGCCTGGCGGTGTTCACCGTCAGCTACAGCCTGCCCGGCAGCCAGCGCCTGCAAGTGATCGGCAGCGAAGGCGAGTTCGAAGCCTCGCCCTGCTTCGGCTTCGGTGAGGGCGTAGGGATCAGCTACCGTGCCATCATCGGTGACGAGACCAAGGAGCACAGCCATCCGGTGGTCGATCAGTTCGGCGGCCAGACCCAGTACTTCTCCGACTGCATCCTGCAGAACCGCGAGCCGGAGCCCGATGGTGACGAAGGCTGGCGCGACGTGCGCATCCTCGCTGCTATCGAACGCGCTCTGCAGACTGGCCAGCCGCAGCGCCTGGAATCGCTACCCAAGCGCCCAGGCATCAGCGTCGAACAGGCACGTCGCCTGCCCTTGGCGAAAGTGCCTCGCTATGTGAACACCGACGAACCGGTGGGCTGA
- a CDS encoding manganese/iron ABC transporter ATP-binding protein, protein MPNALHEEDSLDGIRVDDISVTYRNGHTALRNASFGSPGGSITALVGVNGSGKSTLFKAIMGFVTLAHGSISVLGMPVRDALKRNLIAYVPQSEDVDWNFPVLVEDVVMMGRFGHMGMLRRPKAADRQAVETALARVGMGDLRKRQIGELSGGQKKRVFLARALAQDSRVILLDEPFTGVDVKTEDAIVRLLGELRDEGRVMLVSTHNLGSVPEFCDRTVLLARTVLAYGPTQLVFTRENLERTFGGVLRHFELPGEGRDDKSPLIGIITDDERPLVLYDGKSTIRGRVDEKDQ, encoded by the coding sequence ATGCCCAACGCCCTGCACGAAGAGGACAGCCTCGACGGCATTCGTGTCGATGACATCAGCGTGACCTACCGCAACGGCCACACCGCCTTGCGCAATGCCAGCTTCGGCAGCCCGGGCGGTAGCATCACCGCCCTGGTGGGCGTCAACGGCAGCGGCAAGTCGACGCTGTTCAAGGCCATCATGGGCTTCGTGACGCTTGCCCATGGCAGCATCAGCGTGCTCGGCATGCCGGTGCGCGATGCCCTGAAACGCAACCTGATCGCCTACGTGCCGCAGAGTGAAGACGTCGACTGGAATTTTCCGGTACTGGTCGAAGACGTGGTGATGATGGGCCGCTTTGGTCACATGGGCATGCTGCGTCGTCCCAAGGCCGCCGACCGCCAGGCGGTTGAAACGGCCCTGGCACGGGTCGGCATGGGCGACCTGCGCAAACGGCAGATCGGCGAGCTGTCCGGCGGACAGAAGAAACGCGTGTTCCTCGCGCGCGCCCTGGCCCAGGATTCGCGGGTCATCTTGCTCGACGAACCCTTCACCGGGGTCGACGTGAAGACCGAGGACGCCATCGTGCGGCTGCTCGGCGAACTGCGCGACGAGGGCCGGGTGATGCTCGTCTCCACCCACAATCTGGGCAGTGTGCCAGAGTTCTGCGACCGCACCGTGCTGCTGGCGCGTACCGTGCTGGCCTACGGGCCGACCCAGCTGGTGTTCACCCGCGAGAATCTCGAGCGCACCTTCGGCGGCGTGCTGCGTCACTTCGAACTGCCGGGCGAAGGCCGTGATGACAAGTCGCCGCTGATCGGCATCATCACCGACGACGAGCGCCCGCTGGTGCTCTACGACGGCAAATCGACCATCCGCGGCCGCGTCGACGAAAAGGACCAATAG